A window of the Lolium perenne isolate Kyuss_39 chromosome 7, Kyuss_2.0, whole genome shotgun sequence genome harbors these coding sequences:
- the LOC139833818 gene encoding F-box protein At4g22280-like: MSGGDLFSALQDDLVQHVLSFLPSRDAVKSATLSRRWRHLWRSTPAVRVRGDGDAFRLFVNTLLIHRDGASPLRLFEIDAAGLLIRPSRPGYDSDEDGDYDDYDYYNEERKVVDPYIDMWIRHAVSTCRARSLTACFKGVDTMWSPPQPPPFASSPHLTTMHLQGVKLAHGLLDFSCCPALLHLTLRACRLHGEAFVAPSLERLSIIDSDIQDGCGEEDSMTPTRICAPSLRYLQLSDENSDWDPSPTAPSLESLPLLTSASIQLSGDTQICYEDTTRSLLLHGLSEATSLELIASTTQGREILLRDLTWCPVFTKLKTLILNEWCVYDDVTALACLMRHTPRIEDLILVLNFKMPPISKVKTEGIYITSEHPFLTYEHLKTVEIKKCRRCYEARVNEILKLFSDCGIPSSKIRIRYKKSQGQPSKQRKFHSV; the protein is encoded by the exons ATGAGCGGCGGCGACCTCTTTAGCGCGCTGCAGGACGATCTCGTCCAGCACGTGCTCTCCTTCCTGCCGTCTCGCGACGCCGTCAAGTCGGCTACGCTCTCCCGCCGCTGGCGCCACCTGTGGAGATCAACCCCGGCAGTACGCGTCCGCGGCGATGGCGACGCCTTTCGCCTCTTCGTCAACACCCTGCTCATCCACCGCGACGGCGCCTCGCCGCTGCGCTTGTTCGAGATCGACGCCGCAGGGCTGTTGATACGCCCCAGCCGCCCAGGTTATGACTCGGACGAGGACGGTGACTACGACGACTACGACTACTACAACGAGGAGCGCAAGGTCGTCGACCCTTACATCGACATGTGGATCAGACACGCCGTGTCCACGTGCCGTGCCCGCTCGCTCACTGCCTGCTTCAAGGGCGTCGACACGATGTGGTCGCCTCCGCAGCCGCCACCTTTCGCCTCCTCCCCGCACCTCACGACGATGCACCTCCAAGGCGTCAAACTCGCCCACGGCCTCCTCGACTTCTCCTGCTGCCCGGCGCTGCTGCACCTCACCCTCAGGGCCTGCCGCCTCCATGGCGAGGCCTTCGTGGCTCCCTCGCTGGAGCGTCTCAGCATCATCGACTCCGACATCCAGGACGGTTGCGGCGAGGAGGATTCGATGACACCCACGAGGATCTGCGCGCCCAGCCTCCGTTATCTGCAGCTATCCGACGAAAATTCCGACTGGGACCCTAGCCCGACAGCTCCGTCCCTCGAGAGCCTGCCCTTGCTGACCAGCGCGAGTATCCAGCTTTCCGGCGACACCCAGATTTGCTATGAAGATACCACCAGGTCCTTGCTTTTGCACGGCTTGTCGGAGGCCACTAGCCTGGAGCTCATAGCTTCGACTACTCAAGGAAGG GAAATCTTACTGAGGGATTTAACATGGTGTCCTGTATTCACCAAGCTCAAGACCTTGATCCTTAATGAGTGGTGTGTGTATGATGATGTAACAGCACTTGCATGCCTTATGCGACACACACCAAGAATAGAGGATCTCATTTTGGTACTCAATTTCAAG ATGCCCCCCATTTCGAAGGTGAAAACAGAAGGAATTTATATTACATCAGAACATCCATTTCTTACCTATGAGCACCTTAAGACTGTGGAGATCAAGAAGTGTCGTCGATGTTATGAAGCAAGGGTTAATGAAATCTTGAAATTGTTCAGTGACTGTGGCATACCTAGCAGTAAAATCCGTATCCGCTACAAGAAATCTCAAGGTCAGCCATCTAAGCAAAGGAAATTTCATTCTGTTTAG
- the LOC127314429 gene encoding uncharacterized protein — translation MSAFGSLIHRSTQHIPHHFPISSSDLSMMDANLLPTDPQVKISYLHYGRYKKSYGSRDNLYGEDQYKWSREDECCKMFTVTH, via the exons ATGTCTGCATTTGGTTCG CTCATTCACAGGTCCACACAACACATCCCTCACCACTTTCCCATCTCCAGTAGCGACCTCAGCATGATGGATGCCAACCTTCTTCCAACCGATCCACAAGTGAAAATTTCATATCTCCATTATGGAAG GTACAAGAAATCTTATGGAAGTAGGGATAATTTGTATGGTGAAG ATCAATATAAATGGTCCAGGGAAGATGAGTGTTGCAAAATGTTTACAGTAACACACTAG
- the LOC127314430 gene encoding uncharacterized protein has protein sequence MAPKKLRIRGEAQVPDESKEPATEDEKWLLVPGKIENFTYTGKNVRVPGSLIGAAIRKYWPGMYTPVLGGESKLAYTWEDYEIAPYPGFASAADAVIKKFWRNYRVATEHKDRADVVLRNMCRKLTRQQWYNQRITCIGHFYAEQGVRYTKPEIVQGLAPAMTIDDFMSVVPHWADNNKRAAFMELVKNWVGENPDFKAVSDRNKANRGSQGTHTAGSSSTDRYRERLGKKLGRELGEMEAWTHMKLVTPGPNEPRPAPEMYYGKAKENKERSLRGVRQAPSRGGGPYDRVGRRGGDDAGGSGQPHGRPACLLWGFKPQRNFTQIKATLPSGSYATSSRTTCRSRVEVDTQLEEAYAVAYEEYLEKVKEHDLVKDAYVQWTSNQMASFTRFMMTGVREEPLPEPPHPGPTPVFPSKEEFYIMYKRQRQLTPGLGESGNDTPCGTPMHPGRHSPGASAEPRHFSGSGGSRRGSTSPSTVEIQRPHFTDSELARHCS, from the exons atggctccgaagaagttgcggattcgtggggaagcgcaggttcccgatgagagtaaggaacctgctacggaggatgagaagtggctccttgtcccaggaaagataga gaatttcacatacacggggaagaatgtccgcgtgccagggagtctgattggagctgctattaggaagtactggccggggatgtacactccggtccttgggggcgagtccaagctagcctacacttgggaagactatgagatagcgccttaccctggctttgcttccgccgccgacgccgtgatcaagaagttttgg cgcaattatagggtggcgactgagcataaggatagggcggacgtggtgctccgtaacatgtgtcggaagttgacacggcagcagtggtacaaccagaggatcacgtgcatcggccacttctatgctgagcagggcgtaaggtacacaaagcctgagattgtgcagggactcgccccggctatgacgatagatgacttcatgtcg gttgtaccacattgggctgataataataagagggccgccttcatggagttggtcaagaattgggtcggcgaaaaccccgatttcaaggccgtgagcgaccggaacaaggccaaccgtggttctcagggaacacacactgcggggagcagcagcaccgatcgctatcgggagcgtctg gggaagaagctcgggagggaacttggtgagatggaagcgtggacgcacatgaagctggtgacgcccggtccgaacgagcctcggcccgcgcctgagatgtactacggcaaggccaaagagaacaaggaaagatctttgcgaggagtacgccaagctccatcccgaggtggaggaccctatgaccgagtcggtcgacgaggtggcgatgatgctggCGGGTCCGGCCAGCCGCATGGACGTCCTGCCTGCCTTCTTTGGGGTTTCAAGCCTCAGAGGAACttcacgcagatcaaggctaccctcccctccggcagctacgctacctcctcgcggactacatgccgttctcgggtagaggttgat actcagctcgaggaggcctatgcagtagcttacgaggagtatctcgagaaggttaaggagcatgaccttgtgaaagatgcctatgtccagtggacgagcaaccagatggcg agtttcactcggttcatgatgactggagtgcgagaggaaccactcccagagccacctcatccggggccgacgccagtgttcccgtccaaggaggagttctatatcatgtacaagcgtcagcgtcagttgaccccg ggattgggagaatccgggaacgacactccttgtggtacgccgatgcaccccggtcgccattctcctggtgcttctgccgaacctcggcatttttctggttccggtggctctcgtcgtggttctacctccccgagcaccgtcgaGATACAGCGGCCTCACTTCACCGACTCGGAGCTAGCTCGTCACTGTAGCTAG